The following coding sequences lie in one Lolium perenne isolate Kyuss_39 chromosome 2, Kyuss_2.0, whole genome shotgun sequence genomic window:
- the LOC127337244 gene encoding cysteine proteinase inhibitor 8-like has product MRTCTFLVVVVAMIYAIATPATGCGESYGTVSIEGGWELIPNVNDQHIQDLGRWAVLEFLKHANCMLKFNKVVSGKEQVVSGMKYELIIDASDASGKLGTYKAEVYEQERTKTRKLVSFSKAN; this is encoded by the coding sequence ATGAGGACATGCACCTTCCTCGTTGTTGTTGTCGCGATGATCTACGCCATCGCTACACCCGCCACGGGCTGCGGTGAGTCATATGGGACGGTATCGATAGAAGGTGGATGGGAACTTATCCCGAACGTCAACGACCAACATATTCAGGATCTCGGCAGGTGGGCAGTTTTGGAGTTCCTCAAGCACGCAAACTGTATGCTCAAGTTTAACAAGGTGGTGAGCGGCAAGGAGCAGGTCGTGTCCGGCATGAAGTATGAGCTTATCATCGACGCGTCGGACGCTAGTGGGAAACTTGGTACGTACAAGGCCGAGGTGTACGAGCAGGAGCGGACCAAGACACGCAAGCTCGTATCCTTCAGCAAGGCCAACTAG
- the LOC127337246 gene encoding methylthioribose kinase 2, which translates to MATAAELEAQGFRPLDETSLVAYIRATPALAASLGGRVDALEVKEVGDGNLNFVYIVLSDAGSVVVKQALPYIRCVGDSWPMTRERAYFEASALQEHGRLCPDHVPEVYHFDRAMSLIGMRYIKPPHIILRKGLIAGVQYPLLAEHMAEYMARTLFFTSLLYSSTTDHKKRVAQYCGNVELCRLTEQVVFSDPYRVSKFNHWTSPFLDKDAEAVRGDDGLKLEIAELKSIFIERAQALIHGDLHTGSIMVTTDSTQVIDPEFAFYGPMGYDIGAFLGNLILAYFAQDGQADQANDRKDYKEWILKTIEESWNLFQQKFLGLWNKHKDGNGEAFLPAIYNNPELLSVAQKKYMTSLFHDSLGFGSAKMIRRIVGIAHVEDFDSIEDASKRASCERRALDCAKAILKGRRQFESIEQVIAHIRSITHD; encoded by the exons ATGGCCACcgcggcggagctggaggcgcagggcTTCCGCCCGCTCGACGAGACCTCCTTGGTGGCCTACATCCGCGCCACGCCCGCGCTCGCCGCCAGCCTCGGCGGCCGCGTCGACGCCCTCGAGGTCAAGGAGGTCGGCGACGGCAACCTCAACTTCGTCTACATCGTCCTCTCCGACGCCGGCTCCGTCGTCGTCAAGCAG GCGCTGCCGTACATCCGCTGCGTGGGTGACTCATGGCCGATGACGCGGGAGCGGGCCTACTTCGAGGCCTCCGCGCTGCAGGAGCACGGCCGCCTCTGCCCGGACCACGTGCCGGAGGTCTACCACTTCGACCGCGCCATGTCCCTCATCGGGATGCGCTACATCAAGCCGCCGCACATCATCCTCCGCAAGGGCCTCATCGCCGGCGTCCAGTACCCGCTGCTCGCCGAGCACATGGCCGAGTACATGGCCAGGACCCTCTTCTTCACCTCCCTCCTCTACAGCTCCACCACGGACCACAAGAAACGAG TTGCTCAGTACTGTGGGAACGTGGAGCTGTGCAGGCTCACAGAGCAGGTTGTGTTCTCGGACCCGTACAGGGTCTCCAAATTCAACCACTGGACCTCGCCGTTCCTCGACAAGGACGCCGAAGCGGTTCGAGGGGATGATGGGCTGAAGTTGGAAATTGCCGAACTAAAGTCAAT ATTTATCGAGAGAGCACAGGCTCTGATTCATGGAGATCTCCATACTGGTTCCATCATGGTGACCACAGATTCCACTCAAGTGATTGATCCGGAGTTTGCCTTCTACGGCCCGATGGGTTACGACATTGGCGCTTTCTTGGGGAACCTGATTCTGGCATACTTTGCGCAGGATGGCCAGGCTGACCAAGCAAATGACCGTAAA GATTACAAGGAGTGGATATTGAAAACCATCGAGGAGTCATGGAATTTGTTCCAACAGAAATTTTTGGGACTGTGGAATAAACACAAAGATGGGAATGGGGAGGCATTCCTGCCCGCCATATACAACAACCCGGAGCTTTTGAGCGTTGCACAGAAGAAGTACATGACCAGTCTGTTTCATGATAGTCTTGGATTTGGTTCGGCCAAAATGATCAG GAGAATAGTTGGAATTGCTCATGTCGAGGATTTCGACTCGATTGAGGATGCCAGCAAGAGAGCATCCTGCGAGCGCCGTGCGCTTGATTGTGCTAAGGCGATCCTGAAGGGACGACGCCAGTTTGAGAGCATCGAGCAAGTAATTGCGCACATCCGATCAATAACTCACGACTAA
- the LOC127337242 gene encoding cysteine proteinase inhibitor 8-like: MRTCTFLVVVAAMIYAMATPATGCGESYGTTSIEGGWELIPNINDQHIQELGRWAVLEFLKHANCVLKFNKVVSGKEQVVSGMNYELVIEASDPSEKLGRYKAEVYEQARTKARKLLSFSKAN, from the coding sequence ATGAGGACATGCACCTTCCTCGTCGTTGTTGCCGCGATGATCTACGCCATGGCTACACCCGCCACGGGCTGCGGTGAGTCATATGGGACAACATCGATAGAAGGTGGATGGGAACTTATCCCGAACATCAACGACCAACATATTCAGGAGCTCGGCAGGTGGGCAGTTTTGGAGTTCCTCAAGCACGCAAACTGCGTGCTCAAGTTCAACAAGGTGGTGAGCGGCAAGGAGCAGGTCGTGTCCGGCATGAACTATGAGCTTGTCATCGAGGCGTCGGATCCCAGTGAAAAACTTGGCCGGTACAAGGCAGAGGTGTACGAGCAGGCGCGAACCAAGGCACGCAAGCTCTTATCCTTCAGCAAGGCCAACTAG